The sequence CTGAAGGGAATGTTAAGGAGATCAAAATAATATTAAAGGCTGATTATAAGGGCTCTGTTGAAGTACTTAAAAAGGCATTAGAAGAACTTTCAACCCCTGAAATAAAAGTGAGAATATTGCACTGCGGTGTTGGTGGTATTACAGAATCGGATGTGCTTCTGGCTGATGCATCGGATGCCATTGTGATTGGGTTTTATGTGACGACCGAGGATAAGGCACGCATACTGGCAGAAGAAAAAGGGGTGGAAATCAGGCTCTATAAAATTATCTATGATGCAACAAACGAAATAAAAGCTGCCATGGAAGGTATGTTAGAACCAGAATCTAAAGAGGTTGTATTAGGTCAGGTCGAAATACGGCAAGTTTACAATATCTCAAAGTTTGGTAATGTTGCTGGTTGTTATGTAAAAACGGGTAAAATTACAAGAAATGCCTCCGTCCGATTAATTCGGGATAACATTATCATTTATGACGGGAAATTAGAGTCTTTAAAGGTAGTAAAAGATGATGTCAGAGAGGTTAGGGCAGGATTTGAATGTGGGCTGAAAATTGCCAATTATGATGATATTAAAGTGGGGGATATTGTAGAGGCATACGAAGTGCAAAAGATAGCAAGAGTCCTAACGGTATAGTAATTGCTCTTATAGCTATGTTTGGCATTTTAGAAAAAGATTTTCAACTCTTAATTATCCTCCTTCCTGGCAATTGGGGCAATCTTAATTGCGACTATGATGCACTATGAAATTAGAGTTTTACAAGTCTGATGATACTGTAGTTGGAGTTCTCAATATTCGGTTGGTAATCCGGGGTGCAAATACATTAAAGGACAAGCGTCACATCATTAAAAGCCTGAAAGATCGTGTTAAAAATAATTTTAACGTCTCTGTCTCGGAAATTGGAACTTTGGATCATTGCCAATATTCTAGATTAGGGATTGCAATGGTAGGAAATGATAAGAGGTATGTGAACGGTACCTTATCGAATTTAATTAATATGTTCCGAGCCTCAACTTCTGTAGAGCTTGTTGGTTATCACCTCGAATTTGTTTAATTCCATTCATAAGAGATGTACATCCATATGGTAAATCCCTTTTTAGTAATAATTATATTTTTTGTTTACAATAAAGAAGGGGGTTGTTATGCCTTCAAGAAGAGTAGAGCGATTGTCTGAATCAGTTAAACAAGAGGTAAGTAAAATCATACTTTATGAACTCAAAGACCCTCGGATAAGTTTTATTACAGTTACCAAAGTTGAACTTGCGTCTGATCTGAAAAGAGCAAAGGTGTATATCTCTATTTTGGGGGATGCTCTTACCCAGAGAAAAACCTTACAAGCGCTGGAACATGCCAGAGGGTTTATTCAAGCAAAAATGGGTGCACATCTGCAGATAAGATACACGCCATTGTTGACTTTTTATTTGGATGAATCGTTAAAAAAGAGTCAACATATTTCAAACCTTATTGACGAGGCAGTTAAGGGGAGTGACATTACAATCAAAGGTGAGTTAGAAGAATGAAAAAATTACATTTAGGTTTACCGAAAGGCAGTCTTCAGGAAGCAACTGTTGAAATGATGAAAAAGGCAGGTTATACTGTCCATGTTAGTCCTCGATCTTATTACCCTTCAATCGATGATGATGAAATTTCCGTACGATTAATCAGGCCGCAAGATATGTCCAGATATGTTGAAAAAGGGATTATTGATGCTGGTCTGACAGGTGCCGATTGGGTGAAAGAAGCAGGTTCTGACGTGAAAGTGGTTGTGAGCCTTGTGTATGCTAAACAACAGTTAACGAAGGTAAAATGGGTTTTAGCTGTGCCTGAAAGTTCGACCATCCGCACCGTGGATGATCTGCAGAATAAAAAGATTGCGACGGAACTTGTGAACGTGACACGGCAATACCTCGCAGAACGCGGGGTGGTTGCCGATATTGAATTTTCTCATGGTGCTACTGAGGCAAAGGCTCCAGACTTAGTAGATGCGATTGTAGAACTTACTGAAACAGGAAGTAGTCTGAAGGCAAACAAACTTCGTATCATTGAGACCGTTATGGAATCTTCAACTCAGCTTATTGCCGGTCATCATGCGTGGAAAGATGAATGGAAACGTACAAAAATAGAGAATCTTGCAATGCTATTTGAAGGAGCTATTATTGCCCGTGTAAAGGTCGGATTGAAGATGAATGTTCCAAATGGGGCTCTGGATCAGGTGCTAAAAAAATTGCCTGCATTGAGAAAACCAACAGTTTCTACACTGTCTGAAGGGGCTGGTTATGCGATTGAAACTGTGCTGGATGAGACAGTGGCAAGAAGCATCACCCCTGAGTTAAAAAGAGCCGGAGCTGAAGGGATTATTGAATATCCATTAAATAAAGTTATTCTTTAAGATGCGGGAGTTCCGATATGTTAAGGATATACAAAGAAGTATGAAATGTTATTTGTCAAATCTTTTTCTGTTATTTTTGTTCTTATAATACTCTTCTCTATTAGTTTCCAGGGATGTGGTAGTATTGCAGCCAAACATGACAGTCAATTCTTACCGGTTATTGAGAGCAGTCCATTGCACGCTCAGGATAAAGCGCATGCCTATTTTTGTGCCGGATATTTTTCCATGTTGGAAAGAGATTGGGAAAATGCGGCTGCTAATTTTGAAAAGGCGATTCAGCTGGATCGTTCTTCGGGAAGAATTATTCAACATTTGGCTACATGCTATTTCCAGTTAGGAAAGAATGAAAAGTCGATCGATTATCTCGAAAAATTAGCCAAAATCAAACCAAATGAATTTAGTGTGCATTATACATTGGCGACACTGTATGAAACTGTTGGAAAATATAGAGAGGCAATTGCGGAATATGAATATGCCCGCCAGTGTAAAACAACGAAGCTAGACCAGGTATTCCTGGCGGATACTCTCTACAGGCTTGCCAATCTTTATATGCAGGAAGGTATGATGGAAAAAGGAATAGAGTGTTATGAGAGTATGTTTGACATGAAACTTGTAAGCGATCCAGTAAAGGTATATTACGAGATAGGCCAGAAATATTTTGAAAAAAACGATACTAAAAAGGCCTTGGAATATTTTTTAAAGGTAAAAGAGACTGATCCAAAGTTAAGTTTCGTCAGTTTTTATCTTACTCTTTGCTACGATGCACTTCATGACTATGATAATGCTATTAAAGAAGCAAAGGTTTTTTTGGAAAAAGAACCTGATAACTGGGTTATGCACTTAGCCCTGTCCGAGCTATACGAGAAAACAAATAATGAGTCCAACCAAAGCGAGGAAATTAAAAAAATCGAGGAAATTCTTAAGAAAAACACAGATGCTGGAAGCACGAACCCTAAGGAATATTTCCTGTTATGCCAAATTTATAGAAGTCAACGTAAAATTGACGAGGCAATCGCAGTCATTGAGAATATGAAGTTGATTCCTCTGGACAAAGAAACAATACGGGATATTCATTTTTTGCTATCGAATCTTTATTATGAAAATCAAAGATTTGATAGAGTGGAAGAAGAATTGCAGATGGTCTTAAAGCTTGATCCTGATTTTCACGAAGCAAATAACTTTCTTGGTTATCTGTTTGTTGAAAACAACAGAAATTTGGACGAAGCAATTCAGCTTATTAACAAGGCGTTAAAAGCACAACCCCGGAATGGTGCATATCTTGATAGTTTGGGCTGGGCTTATTACAAGAAGGCACAGGTGGAAGGAAGAAATGATTATTTGATTATGGCACTTCAAAAGTTATTGGAAGCTGTACAATTCTTGGAAGAACCAGATATTTATGAGCATATTGGTGATGTTCATTATAGTTTGGGGAATTGGGACGAAGCTGTTAAGGCTTGGGGAAGGGCACAGGATTTATATAAACAGATGTTTAATAACAGAGCGCAAATAGAGAACATTACGATGAAATTGGAAAGACTAAAGAGGTTAAGGTCTGTAGAAGAAACAAATTCGAAGGTTATTAAAAATCAAATAGAGATTGAAAGTAGCATTCAACCGTGATTTTTTTCTAAAAATATTTTTAGGAGAAGTAAGATAAATTGGCTGGACATTCACATTGGGCAAGTATAAAGCACAAAAAAGGTGCAGCAGATGCGAAAAAGGGCAAAATTTTTTCGAAGATAGCTCGCATGATAACTGTAGCTGCCAGAAGAGGTGGTGGCGACCCGGATATGAATCCAAAGTTACAGCTTGCCATAAGTAAGGCCAGGGCAGTTAATATGCCTAAAGAAAACATTGAGCGTGCCATTCAGAAAGGTACGGGGGGCGGTGAGGCATCAGAGTTATTTGAATGTTTGTACGAAGGATACGGACCTCATGGCATAGCCTTAATGGTTGAAATCCTGACAGACAATAAAAATAGAACTGTCCCTGAAATCCGAAAAATATTTGAGCGGTTTGGCGGAAATATGGGAGAATCGGGTTGTGTCTCCTGGATGTTCGAAAAAAAGGGCCTTATTATCGCTGGTAGTAATAATTTCAATGAAGACGAGCTTATGATGTTGGTCTTAGATGCCGGGGCCGATGATCTACAACAGGTGGGGGATGTTTTTCAGGTCATATGCCCGCAAGTGGATTTGGATACCGTGAAGAAGGCTATCGAGAGTAAAAACATCAAGATCGAAAGTGCTGAGGTGAGTTGGATACCAAAAAACAATATTGACCTAGATGATGCCGCAGGTCGTAAAGTACTGGGGCTCATGGAAGCACTTGAGGACCACGATGACGTACAAAACGTCTATTCCAATTTTAATCTTCCACAAACCCTTCTCACAGAAGTACAAGCGGCTAAATAAATTGGATAAAGATAATTTAGCGCAGTCTCTAGACTTCCCCAAACTTCAGTTCTCAGGACACCGAGATAAATATTGTGCTACCTGTCCAACTCATTTGGACAACAATAATTATAGCTGCTTTTCTCCACGATCTTTTTGGATGTATTGCAAGTTCTGTTGCGGTTGTTCTATTGGGGCAATATCCACTTCTTTATGGGTTTTCGATTGTTTTTTCTCAATATTCAACAATTCAAGGACTTGTTCTCCATCTAATACTTCATCATTTTCGAGGTTCTTTGCTAGCAGATCCAGTTTATCTTTGTTATCATTGAGTAATTTTTTGACCCTATCATAGCTTGCCATGATAAGGTTGGTAACTTCTTCATCAATAAGCACGGCAGTTTTTTCGCTGTATTCTTTTTCTTGAACAAGATCGTGTCCGAGAAAAATATTGCCCGATTGCCTGCCAAAAGTCTGCGGGCCTAATTTTCTGCTCATACCAAATCGGCATACATAATTTCGAGCCAGTTGTGAAGCCTTTTCCAGGTCATTTTGGGCACCGGTTGATATTTTGTGTATAGCCAGTTCTTCTGCTGCTCTCCCGCCCAATAATACACAAAGGGTATCCAGAATTTCGGGTTCAGTGGTTAAGTATTTGTCTTCCAATGGTAACTGCATAGTATATCCTAGTGCTGCCGTTCCTCTAGGAATTATAGAAACTTTGTGCACGGGATCAGTGTTGGGAAGTAGTGCAGCTATCAAGGTGTGACCAGCCTCATGAATTGCGACCGCCTTTTTTTCCGTATCGCTCATAATTCTGCTCTTTCGCTCTGGACCGGCTAACACCCTGTCTATGGAGGATTCCAATTCTTTCATGCCGACTGAGTTCTTATTGTACCGTGCGGCAAGGAGTGCCGCTTCATTGACAACATTTGCCAAATCTGCTCCCGAAAAACCTGCGGTGCGTTTTGCGATGACTTTCAAGCTGACATCGGAATCTATCTTTACATTTTTTGCATGAACAGACAGTACAGCCTCGCGGCCAATAAGGTCTGGTCTGTCAACAGTTATTTGACGGTCAAAACGCCCCGGGCGTAACAGTGCACTGTCCAGGACATCAGGTCGGTTGGTTGCAGCAATTATAATAACCCCTTTCTGTGAATTAAATCCATCCATCTCAGCCAGAAGCTGGTTAAGAGTCTGTTCACGTTCGTCATGACCGCCACCCAGCCCTGTGCCACGTTGACGTCCAACACTGTCAATTTCGTCAATAAAAACAATGCATGGGGCCTTTGCTTTTGCTTGCTCAAACATATCCCGTACGCGGGCAGCGCCCATTCCCACAAACATTTCGACAAAGTCAGAACCACTAATTGAGAAAAATGGTACACCTGCTTCACCTGCAACGGCTCTTGCGAGGAGCGTTTTGCCGGTTCCGGGTGGACCGATCAGAAGAACGCCTTTGGGGATTTTCCCTCCCAATTTCTGAAATCGCTCCGGGTAAGAAAGAAAGTCTATGATTTCCTTCAGCTCTTCTTTGGCCTCTTCACATCCTGCAACATCGACGAAAGTTGTCTTCTGAGAACCGTTATCTGAATACAACTTAATTTTTGCCTTGCCAAAGGACATAAAAGGAGAACCCATCCCGCCGACCCTTTTAAAGAGGAAAAACCACCCTAACGCCATGATCCCAAAGGGAAATACCCACCACATCAGGATGTTTTTAAAGAAATTATTTTCAGATGCACCTTTAAACCTGACCTTCTGTGATTCGAGTTCATTGACGAGTTCTGCGTCTTGTATTGGTACTGTAACGAATGCAATCTTTTCTTCTTTGTCACCTTCACCAGATAATTTTTTGTAATGGCCCCGGATAAGATTGGTACCTACCGTACAGTCAGATATATAACCATTCTTAAGATAAAGTCTGAACTGGCTGTATGATATTTCTTCAGCTTTAGGGGATAAAAATATCTGCGCTACATACATAACGGCGAGAAAAAGCAGGATATATCCGATCGAAAATCGTGACTTCTTGGTTTTGTTTTTATTTTTTTTATCCATTCAATTTGGTTGAAAAAGATTAAAAATACCTTATATCCTGAATATAAGGTTATTAATGTAATATTCTTAACAAAAAATCAAGCTGAATTATATTAGAAAAGACGATCAATGTCAAAATATTTCAAAAGAGATTTAGGTTGATAATAGCTAAAAAGATACTATAATGGATTCTAGTCGGGGTGTAGCGCAGCTTGGCTAGCGCGCTTGAATGGGGTTCAAGAGGTCGTGGGTTCAAATCCCGCCACCCCGACCACTAAAATCAAGGGTTTTAGGATATTAACCATTGCACGCCTCTCTCAAATTGTATACTTTTTGTATACTTGGTTGTTCTGTCATGATATTATCCAGCGTATCAACTGCTTTAACCTTGTGACTCGGTGCAAGGTGGGCATACCTCAAAGTCATCTTAAAGTCTTTGTGTCCCATAAGTTCTTTCACAGTTGTAAGGTCAATTCCAGCCATTACCAGGTGACTTGCGAAGGTATGTCTCAAATCGTGGAATTTAAAATCTCTTATCTCTGCCTTTTTTAATGCGGTATTAAAACTTCTTTTAACGTTATCGTACCTATTACCGGTTAATGGATTAACAAAAACATAATCAAATTGACTGGTGATCCCTTCCAAAGTTTCCCTTAAAGTCTGATTTATAGGTATCTCTTTACGCTCAGAGTTCTTTGTTTGGTCTTGGTTCAACAAGATAAAGCCCGCATTCAAATCAACATTATCCCACTTAAGCCCAAGTATTTCGTCTTTCCTCATTCCTGTATTAAGTGCTGTAATAACAATCGGCTTTAAGTGTTTATCGCATGAATCAATAAGCCTTTGACACTCCTCTGTGGATAGATACCGTAGGCGTCTATTGTTTTCAGGCAACATCTTTACCTTTCTTATTCGTTTTAAGATTTCTTCCTCTACCATATCCCATTCGACCGCCTTTGTAAACATATGGAATAAAGTAGCAATCAATCGATTTGCTGTAGCAGGTTTATTTCCCATGTTTGGTTTATCAGTCTGGTATTGTTCAAATAACATGGAACTGAAACGCCTTAAAGGTACATTGCTGAAAGTTTCGGCGCCGTGCTTCGTAACTCACGCAAGGCCACCTCTCCACTCATCACGTTATTAACTGGATAATAGCATTGAAATAACTATTTAAATTCCTTATACTTCGCGTAATATGTTGCATTTACAAAATAGGTTTCTCGCTTTTAATGAAAAAAATATCATTAAGTCTCGACATCTTAGAATACATAAGTGAACTTTGAACACGCAATCATAGTAAGTGCGTTGCTTTTTACATGAGGAATATTTTTGGATATTTTCGGGATATTCAGCGCAATGACCTTACAGTATAATTCACTGTGAAAGATTTATTATGATACTTCAACTTATAGTAAATGGGATAATCACAGGCAGCCTTATTTCGATCATGGCAATTGGGTTTGGTGTGATCTACCGTTGATCGCAAGGAACAATGAAAGAATCTAATAACGAAGTATTAGTAGTCTCAGACGATGAAGAATTGTATAAATCACTAAAAAGAGCTTTAGAGACTCTTAGGGGGATGGCTGTATTAAAATTTGAAAAAGACCTTTTAAAAAAGAAACACAAGGTTGTACTATTTGCAACACCAGGGGAGGATTTTGAAGAGTTATTTTATGGTACTATTAGGGCAAGATATCTCAATCCTGTTGCGGTTATTGGTTTAAAGATAGAGAATCTTTCATGAGAAAGCACCTGTTATTCCAAAACCATTTCGATCATCGTGGTTATATCAATATTCCATTTGATTTGAATGAGGTTATTTCTTAAGCCAGTCACTGTGGTGGAGCGAGAGAATGCTTGGAATCAACTTTTTAAATCTATGGAAAACGTCAAGGACCGCAAACCTAAACCAAAGCAACGTGCGAAAGAACAGGAAGAAGAAATTGCCAAAATGGTGAAGAGTTTTAGAAAGCATCATGCATAAAGTTGTTCTTGATTCCACGGTTCTTGTTAGTGCCTTTCTTGCTAAAATGGGTGTTTCTCTTAAAGCACGGACGGATTACATTGTCACACGAGACAATGACCTTCTTTCTCTCGAAAACTATGAGGCATAAAAGTGGTAACGCCTGAAAAGTTTATAGGGATATCAAGGAGTGACAAGCATCAACCTTTCTAAACCCATTTATAGAATTCCAGCAGAAGGTTTATTATGAAGACCAAAACAATCTTTGAAGAAGAAATTTTAAAGGAAATACAAGATTTATCTAAATCAATGCAAAAGAAATTAGTCAAAATTGTGCATTTCCTAAAAAAAGAAATTATCTATCCCGAATTAAGTGAAAAGAACGCAACCGATGAATTTCTCTCTGTATGTGGAACATGTGAAGACGGCAGAACCATTAATGAACAATTAAAGGATATTTATTCGAGCAGACGGGAATGAATAGTAATTGAAAATAAAACAGAAACTCTTTTAAATCATTGTGAATAGGAGAAAGATATGGGCCAAAAATATAGTGCTTTAGTAGAAGAAGTCAAAAAACTATCAACTGAGGAAAAGGAAGAATTAAAATTTTTAATTGAAAAATATCTAATTGAAGAACGAAGAGAGGAAATTTTTAAAAATTGCCAGGAAAGTGCAAGGGAAATTGAAGAAGGTCACCTGGAATTTTCGAACGACATTGAAAGGTTAAAGGAGATGCTTTAGTTGATACAAATAACTTTTAGTTCTTCCTTTAAAAGGGCTTTTAAGAAAAAGATCAAAGGAAAACAAAATATTGAAGACAAATATTGGGAAAGGGTTAATATTTTTCTCAAAAACCCGTTAGACCCACAATTAAAAACACACAAGCTTTCCGGAAAATTGGAGGAATTGTGGAGCTTTACCATTGATTATGACTTAAGATTAGTATTTTATTTTTTAGAAAACGATAAAGTGGTTTTTATTGACATAGGAAAGCACGATGAGGTTTATTAATTTTCTTTTAAATTAAGAATTAACGCTATTTCGGCATAGATTTTAATGCTTTTTTACTTTTGTCAACTGTAGTCAAATTGTAGTCAGCCACTAAAATCTGAAACCATCTTTAAGACTATCAGGCAATGATGTGTATACCGTTGCGTCATCTCTATGGAATGATGTCCTAACAACCTCGATATCTTATAAATATCAATGCCCCTTTGCGCTAAACGTGTCGCAAAGGTATGTCTTAAATCGTGGAAATGAAAGTCATGGATGCCTGCCTTTTTTATAGCGATACTAAAAGCCCTTCTGAGATTGTGACGGTCAATATTAGTTATTGCATTACTCAGAAATACAACGTCACTCTTAAGATTCCTGACTTTTGCCTTTTCCATTAAAATATTCAGTGCAATTTGGTTTAACGGAATCGTCCTCGGCTTGCCGTTCTTAGATTCCTGAATAATGCAGAATTTAGTTTAATAAGTTATCCATTTTCTACTCTCTTTTCTTAAAAGAAAGATGTGTTTTCCCAGAACGGCTGTTTTAAGAAGACTTCCTAAAAAACCAACAAATGTAATTTTCTTTGAGAGCGGAAGCGCCAGCCACCCAATGGCAAGGTGCCTTCCGAGGCTGACAACCTCACCTAAAACTTTTGGATGATACGGCTTTCTTACACCCCCAAAAATATCCGCGTAGATATTGTTTGCTACCAATCGTCCCTGCTGTAATGCAAACTGAGCAGCGGCAGGAACTGGTTCTTTTGTGTAAGGGTTCATTGCAAGGGCATTGTCCCCAATGGCATAGATAAATGGATACCCTTCGACCCGAAGAAACTCATCAACAACAATACGTCCTAATTGTCCAATTTTCATTCCACTTTCTCTCGCGAGTTCATGGATGCGAATGCCTCCCGTCCAAATCACGGTCTTGGTTCCCAACACTTCACCCGATGAAAGTACAACCGTGTCTGGTGTTCGACTAACAATCTTTGTTCCTGCTATGATTTTTATACCTCTTTCCAGGAGTTTTTTATGAATACGTGCTGCAAAGGATTCCTCCATTTTTGGTACTATGCGAGTGCCCGATTCAACGATAATAATTTCAACCTCACGCGGATTCACATGGTAGTCACGGGTGCACTGTGCAACGTGATCAGCAAGTTCAGCAGCGAATTCTACCCCTGACAGACCACCACCGCCGATGACAAACCGAAGCATATCCCTTCGCCGCTCCTCAACCGGTTCTGATGCCGCACGTGCACAGAGTTGATTAATATAGTCATAGATTTGTTGAGCATCTCTCAATGTCTGAAGCGGGAAAGAGTTTTCCTGCAATCCAGGGATATTATAAAAATTTACCTGACTTCCAAGCGCTATTACCAGGTAATCAAATGGTAATGACCTGTTTCCCATATGTATAATATGTTCAGTGGAATCAATCCTGGTTACTTCTCCAAGGTGAAAAATGATATTTTGCCTTTGTATAATGCGGTGAATAGGAATGGACACCTCTGCTTTTCGAACAGCTGCCTCATGCAATTGCGTCTTGAGCGTATGGTAAGGGTTTCTATCAATGAGATGTATTTGATATTCGGGATGCTGACGGAACAACCTTGCTAACCTCAATGCAGCGGTAATTCCTCCGTAACCTGCCCCCATGACAACAATGTTCTTTTTGACTTCCATGATTGATACCTTCAGATAAATCTAAAACGATTCTGGTTGATTTGATCGGTTGGCCCTAGTCTGCCCTTATATTTCCTGCATAAAACGAACAAGATATTTTATACCTGTGGTCTGAGCTAAAGAGTTTTCGCACACCATCAAACCCTCCGGGACATGCTTAATGCGTGCGTTGTCGAGCCGCAGCTCGGCGGGTCACTGCCAGATCGTAGGCGCGTGCGATATCAGTATTGCGCAGCAAACCCACTAAATGACGCGGATTTTCACGTGCCACGACTGGCAATTGACCAACATCGCGCACTCCGATACGCCGCAATGCGGCGCCAATCGTCTCGTCTGGATATGCAAGGAGCAACTCTCGTGTGCAGACTTCACCAACAATACGTACCGTACCGATATCGTCATCCTGAGCACGATCAATGTCTTGCACGGTGATAATACCGGTCAATTCGTCTGCATTATTAAGCACTGGTAATCCGTGCTGTCGTTTTCTGGCAAGTAAATCGGTTGCTACTGTCAACGAATCAGATTCTCGCAAAGTAACGATTTCAGTCTCCATGACTTCATTTACCAGAATCGTTTCCAATACGTCAACGTCGCGTCCTCGTTGCAGACGTATGCCCTTGCGCGCCAGCCCCAATGTATATACTGAATCGTGTTGTAAATGCCACGAGAGAAACAGACTAACGTTTACTGCAGCTATCAGTGGCAGAATAATCCGGTAGTCATGGGTCATTTCAAACAGCAGGATGAACGAGGTAATTGGTGCATGTATTGTGCCTGCGAGGACGGCTGCCATCCCGACCATCGCAAAGGCAGGTGGTGAAATGTTGAGAGAAGGAAAAACCTGTTTGGCCACAAGCCCATAAGCGCCCCCAAGTGTAGCCCCGGCAAAAAGGGAAGGAGCAAATACACCGCCGTGAAAACCGCCGCTGATGCAAATCGGCGTTAGCACCAGCCTGGATAACGCCAGTGAAAGCAGGAGAGTCACCGTCAGAGGTTTGCCGTCTAAAATATTTTCAATTGTGGCATAACCTGTTCCAAACACCTGCGGCAGATGCATTCCAACGAGGCCGACGGCGAGACCCGCAACTGCAGGTTTAAGCCAGCGAGGGGCATTCCATTTATCAAAGATACCCCGCATGAAATGATGCAAACGAATATAGAATGCCGCACCAAGTCCGGATAGCACACCCAACCCAAAATAGAGCGGCAGTTCCCATACAGAGTTAAAAGCATATGCAGGGATGTGAAACGCAGGTTGAGGCCCTGATACGGCCTGAGTAAATACAGATGATACCACAGACGCTAACGTAACGATGCCAAAGGCGTTTACGCTCAGCTCGCCTATAATAATCTCCAGCGCGAAAAATATACCGGCAATAGGTGCGTTGAAGGCTGCAGCGATCCCCCCCGCAGCGCCCGATGCAACGAGGGCACGAATTCGTTCATCAGAAAGGCGCAAGAGTTGGCCAAACATTGATCCTAAGTATGCACCAATCTGCACTGAAGGGTCTGCAGGTCCCACGGAAGCACCGGAACCGATAGAGAATGCTGCGGCAACTGTTTTGGTTGGTATTCTCCGATATGGCAGTCGCCCGCCTCCTAATGCTACGGATTCCATAATACCTGCTATGCCCACATATCGTTCCTTACCAATAAGAAAATGGGAAATCAGTCCAACAGCGAGACCGCCAAGGATAGGGATAAAGAAGATCATCCAACTTCCTAAGGAACCCAACACTATTCCTATCCTATCAAATCCTGCCCAATTTGCCAAATCTTGAAAAAGTCGAAGGGCGAATTCTTTCTGGTGCAAGAGACCCAGGGGTGTATCTATCCCCTCGAATGCATACCGATATATTACATTAAACAGTTGTTTGAAGAGCCATACTCCTATACCGCTCGTGAGACCAACGAGTATCGCTATTACAGCAAGAGCGACCGATTCGGAGAATTGCTGACGATTGAGCCAGCCTATGACCTTACCGAGAGAAAATAGTCTTATTTTTGTC is a genomic window of Candidatus Brocadia sp. containing:
- a CDS encoding type II toxin-antitoxin system mRNA interferase toxin, RelE/StbE family; this encodes MQITFSSSFKRAFKKKIKGKQNIEDKYWERVNIFLKNPLDPQLKTHKLSGKLEELWSFTIDYDLRLVFYFLENDKVVFIDIGKHDEVY
- a CDS encoding site-specific integrase encodes the protein MIQESKNGKPRTIPLNQIALNILMEKAKVRNLKSDVVFLSNAITNIDRHNLRRAFSIAIKKAGIHDFHFHDLRHTFATRLAQRGIDIYKISRLLGHHSIEMTQRYTHHCLIVLKMVSDFSG
- a CDS encoding NAD(P)/FAD-dependent oxidoreductase, which encodes MEVKKNIVVMGAGYGGITAALRLARLFRQHPEYQIHLIDRNPYHTLKTQLHEAAVRKAEVSIPIHRIIQRQNIIFHLGEVTRIDSTEHIIHMGNRSLPFDYLVIALGSQVNFYNIPGLQENSFPLQTLRDAQQIYDYINQLCARAASEPVEERRRDMLRFVIGGGGLSGVEFAAELADHVAQCTRDYHVNPREVEIIIVESGTRIVPKMEESFAARIHKKLLERGIKIIAGTKIVSRTPDTVVLSSGEVLGTKTVIWTGGIRIHELARESGMKIGQLGRIVVDEFLRVEGYPFIYAIGDNALAMNPYTKEPVPAAAQFALQQGRLVANNIYADIFGGVRKPYHPKVLGEVVSLGRHLAIGWLALPLSKKITFVGFLGSLLKTAVLGKHIFLLRKESRKWITY
- a CDS encoding chloride channel protein; this translates as MLPYIRTKIRLFSLGKVIGWLNRQQFSESVALAVIAILVGLTSGIGVWLFKQLFNVIYRYAFEGIDTPLGLLHQKEFALRLFQDLANWAGFDRIGIVLGSLGSWMIFFIPILGGLAVGLISHFLIGKERYVGIAGIMESVALGGGRLPYRRIPTKTVAAAFSIGSGASVGPADPSVQIGAYLGSMFGQLLRLSDERIRALVASGAAGGIAAAFNAPIAGIFFALEIIIGELSVNAFGIVTLASVVSSVFTQAVSGPQPAFHIPAYAFNSVWELPLYFGLGVLSGLGAAFYIRLHHFMRGIFDKWNAPRWLKPAVAGLAVGLVGMHLPQVFGTGYATIENILDGKPLTVTLLLSLALSRLVLTPICISGGFHGGVFAPSLFAGATLGGAYGLVAKQVFPSLNISPPAFAMVGMAAVLAGTIHAPITSFILLFEMTHDYRIILPLIAAVNVSLFLSWHLQHDSVYTLGLARKGIRLQRGRDVDVLETILVNEVMETEIVTLRESDSLTVATDLLARKRQHGLPVLNNADELTGIITVQDIDRAQDDDIGTVRIVGEVCTRELLLAYPDETIGAALRRIGVRDVGQLPVVARENPRHLVGLLRNTDIARAYDLAVTRRAAARQRTH